GATCTTCACTCCGGCCACGAAGGCCGAATCGGGGCACGACGAGAACGTCTCGTTCGAGACGATGGTCAGCGCGGTCGGGCGCGACCTCGCGTCGCGCCTGCGCGACCTGACCCTCGCGATCTACTCCGAGGCGGCCGTGTACGCCGCCTCGCGCGGCGTGATCGTCGCCGACACGAAGTTCGAGTTCGGCCTCGACGAGGACGGAGCGGTCGTCTGGATCGACGAAGCGCTCACGCCCGATTCTTCGCGCTTCTGGCCCGCTTCCTCGTGGTGCGAGGGCGGCTCGCCGCCGTCCTACGACAAGCAGTTCGTCAGGGACTGGCTCGAGTCGACCGGCTGGGACAAGGCCCCCCCCGCGCCGGTCCTCCCCGCCGACGTCGTCGCCGGGACGCTCGGCCGCTACGTGGAGGCGTTCCGCGTCCTCACGGGCGTCGACCCGGACCTGCCGGGCTGACGGGCGACGCGGTCCGAACGAGAAGCTCTTCGACGCTCGAGACGGGAGTGACCGCGAGGTCCGGGAATTCCGCTGCCTCCGCGGCGTTTCCTGCCGGAACGAACGCCTCGGTGAACCCGAGGCTGACGGCCTCCTTGAGCCGGAGCGTCGCGTCCGTCACGGCACGGACCTCGCCGAGGAGGCCCACCTCGCCGAAGGCGACGGCCCCCTTCGGCAACGCCACCTCACGGACGCTGCCCGCCACGGCCGCCAGGACGGCGAGGTCCGCCGCGGGCTCCTCGCTCTCGGCGCCCCCGGCGATGTTCAGGAAGACGTCGTGGCCCGAGAGCGCGAGGCCCCCGTGCCGCTCGAGCACCGCGAGCAGGAGCGCGAGGCGCGTCCC
The sequence above is a segment of the Holophagales bacterium genome. Coding sequences within it:
- a CDS encoding phosphoribosylaminoimidazolesuccinocarboxamide synthase, which produces MPPAALDATSLPGLPPPRRGKVRDVYDLGDRLLVVATDRISAFDVVLSPGIPGKGAVLTQLSTFWFRKFGGLVKNHLVETDAAAFPADLASHAGLLAGRSVLVEKCRVVPFECVARGYLAGSGWKDYRKTGAVCGVPLPSGLLEASRLPEPIFTPATKAESGHDENVSFETMVSAVGRDLASRLRDLTLAIYSEAAVYAASRGVIVADTKFEFGLDEDGAVVWIDEALTPDSSRFWPASSWCEGGSPPSYDKQFVRDWLESTGWDKAPPAPVLPADVVAGTLGRYVEAFRVLTGVDPDLPG